The following are encoded in a window of Bradyrhizobium guangdongense genomic DNA:
- a CDS encoding methyl-accepting chemotaxis protein produces MFGRKSRIDAQARLDAIGRSQAMIEFNLDGTIITANQNFLDALGYRLDEIQGKHHSLFVPADQRDSAEYKAFWAALNRGEYQAREFKRIAKDGREVWIEASYNPVRDGDGKTVMVAKIATEITAKKLRSMADASKLAAISRAQAVIEFKLDGTIVTANENFCKALGYSLSEIEGKHHSLFMPAAERDSAAYREFWEKLNRGEYQAGEFKRIGKGGKEVWILASYNPVLDDAGKPFGVVKFASDVTAQKLKNADLAGQIAAIDKAQAVIEFNMDGTIITANPNFLGALGYSLDEIRGRHHSMFVEPSERDGAAYREFWAALNRGEYQAAEYKRIGKGGKEVYIQASYNPILDLNGKPFKVVKYATDTTRQVLVRMGNERVRGMMESVAAGSEELNASVREIAEAMTKSRETAIGAVEQVASADAQAQRLTDAAQAMSGIVEMINNITGQINLLALNATIESARAGEAGRGFAVVASEVKGLANQAKQATDKIAQEIGSLNGISGDVVSALSSIKQAINNVSEYVTSTAAAIEEQSTVTNEMSTSMQRAAAEAAAMAGRG; encoded by the coding sequence ATGTTCGGTCGCAAGTCCAGGATTGATGCACAAGCGCGGCTCGATGCTATTGGCCGCTCCCAAGCGATGATCGAATTCAACCTGGACGGCACGATCATCACGGCCAACCAGAACTTTCTCGACGCTCTCGGCTATCGGCTTGACGAGATTCAAGGCAAGCATCATTCCTTGTTCGTGCCGGCCGACCAGCGCGACAGTGCCGAGTACAAGGCATTCTGGGCCGCGTTGAATCGCGGCGAATATCAGGCGCGCGAGTTCAAGCGGATCGCGAAGGACGGGCGCGAAGTCTGGATCGAAGCGTCCTACAATCCGGTGCGCGACGGCGACGGCAAGACGGTCATGGTCGCCAAGATCGCGACCGAGATCACGGCCAAGAAGCTGCGCAGCATGGCGGATGCGTCCAAGCTCGCCGCCATCAGCCGCGCTCAGGCCGTCATCGAGTTCAAGCTCGACGGCACCATCGTCACGGCCAACGAGAATTTCTGCAAGGCGCTCGGCTATTCGTTATCCGAGATCGAGGGCAAGCATCACAGCCTGTTCATGCCCGCAGCAGAGCGCGACAGCGCCGCCTACCGCGAATTCTGGGAGAAGCTCAACCGCGGTGAGTACCAGGCCGGGGAGTTCAAGCGGATCGGCAAGGGCGGCAAGGAGGTGTGGATTCTGGCGAGCTATAATCCCGTGCTGGACGACGCGGGCAAGCCGTTCGGCGTCGTCAAATTTGCGAGCGACGTCACCGCACAGAAGCTGAAGAACGCCGACCTCGCCGGCCAGATCGCGGCGATCGACAAGGCTCAGGCGGTGATCGAGTTCAACATGGACGGCACGATCATTACCGCCAACCCCAATTTCCTCGGTGCGCTCGGTTATTCCCTGGATGAGATCAGGGGGCGCCATCACAGCATGTTCGTCGAGCCCAGCGAGCGCGACGGCGCGGCATATCGCGAGTTCTGGGCGGCGCTCAATCGCGGGGAGTATCAGGCGGCCGAATACAAGCGCATCGGCAAAGGGGGCAAGGAAGTCTACATCCAGGCGTCCTACAATCCGATCCTCGACCTCAACGGCAAGCCGTTCAAGGTCGTGAAATATGCCACCGATACCACCAGGCAGGTGCTGGTCCGCATGGGCAACGAGCGCGTCCGCGGCATGATGGAATCGGTCGCCGCCGGCTCGGAGGAGCTCAACGCATCGGTGCGGGAGATTGCGGAAGCCATGACCAAATCACGCGAGACCGCGATCGGGGCGGTGGAGCAGGTCGCCTCGGCCGACGCACAGGCTCAGCGTCTCACCGACGCCGCGCAGGCGATGAGCGGGATCGTCGAGATGATCAACAACATCACCGGGCAAATCAACCTGCTGGCGCTCAATGCCACGATCGAATCGGCGCGCGCCGGCGAAGCCGGCCGCGGCTTCGCCGTGGTCGCATCCGAGGTGAAGGGCCTGGCCAACCAGGCCAAGCAGGCCACCGACAAGATCGCGCAGGAGATCGGCAGCCTCAATGGAATTTCCGGCGATGTCGTCAGCGCGCTGAGCTCGATCAAGCAGGCGATCAACAACGTCAGCGAATACGTGACCTCGACGGCCGCGGCGATCGAGGAGCAGAGCACGGTGACCAACGAGATGTCGACCAGCATGCAGCGCGCAGCCGCAGAAGCGGCTGCGATGGCGGGCCGTGGCTGA
- a CDS encoding DUF6455 family protein, translating to MSTASRPYPIVQDLIESFAGWLKHRREVNEMRQLDRADFDRIASDLRIAPDDLEELVRHGKHSADELPKMLEQLGISAEALGRAQPLLLRDLERVCSLCNHKGQCDRDLAEGTAAENYHGYCANAATLESLDRADHAQR from the coding sequence ATGAGCACCGCAAGCAGGCCTTATCCCATCGTCCAGGATCTCATCGAGTCCTTTGCCGGCTGGCTGAAGCATCGCCGCGAGGTGAACGAGATGCGGCAGCTCGATCGCGCCGATTTCGACCGGATTGCGAGCGACCTCAGGATTGCGCCTGACGATCTCGAGGAGCTGGTCCGTCACGGCAAGCACTCGGCAGACGAACTGCCGAAGATGCTGGAGCAGCTCGGCATCAGCGCAGAAGCCCTCGGCCGCGCCCAGCCGCTGTTGCTGCGCGACCTGGAGCGGGTCTGCTCGCTGTGCAATCACAAGGGACAATGCGACCGCGATCTCGCCGAGGGCACCGCCGCCGAGAACTATCACGGCTATTGCGCCAACGCCGCGACGCTGGAATCGCTCGACCGCGCCGACCACGCGCAGCGCTGA